The window GCGCTGGGGCGTGGACCTGGAAGGCGGGGCGCCCTATGCGTTCCGGGATCCCAGGAATCCCGATTCGGTCATCGGCTTCGAGCAGGAGATCGCCGACGAAATAGGGCGCCGCCTGGCCAAGCCGGTCCAACTGGTGCAGATCAACTGGGACAGCCTGATTCCGGCGCTCGGGCGCGGAACCGTGGACTTCGCGATGAGCGGCATCGAGATCACCGATGAACACAAGCTCGGCGCCCTGTTCTCCCGCCCGTACTACGTCTATCGCGAGCAAGTGGTCGTGCGGCGCGACGACAACCGGGTCCAGGTCTTCGCGGACCTCAAGGGCAAGCGGGTCGGTACCCTGACGGCAACGGCCGCTCATCACATGCTCGAAAAGCTGGGCGGAGTGGACATCAAGCACTACTCCGACATGTTCGCCATCTACCAGGACCTGGCCATCGGGCGCCTCGACGCGGTCTTCCTGGACAAGCCGATCGCGGTTCACTACGCCAGAGGCAACGACAAGCTGCGCTTCGTGCCGTCGGCCATCGGCGAGGGCTACTACGGCATCGCCTTGCGCAAGGAAAACGAGGCGCTCAAGCGCGATCTGGACCGGGTCATCGCCGACATGCTGGGCGATGGCTCCCTGGAGGCCATCCTGGCGCGCTGGGGGCTCTGGAACGAGGACCAGGCCAAGCTGGCCGCCTATCACGACGCCCAGCCCGTCAAGGCGGAGGCAGGCCCGGCATGGCAGCGCTTCCTGCCCGTCCTGCTGCAGGGCGCGCTGATGACCGTGCAGATCTCGGTGCTCGCCATGGGGCTGGCGATGGCGATCGGTATGTTCGTCTCGATCGCCCGGATCTACGGCCCGCCGCCTCTCCAGTGGCTTGCGACGGCCTACGTCGAGGTCTTCCGGGGCACGCCCCTCCTCATCCAGCTCTATCTCATCTACTACGGCTTGCCCAACCTGCCGGGCGGGGGCATCCAGATCGACGCCTTCGTGGCCGGGGTCGTGGGGCTGGGAATGAACTACGGCGCGGCGGAAGCCGAGAACTGGCGGGCCGGCATCCAGGCGGTGCCGCGCGGCCAGACCGAAGCCTCGCTCGCGCTGGGCATGTCGCGCTACCAGGTGCTCCGCCACGTGATCCTGCCGCAGTCGTTGCGCGTGGCGATCCCGCCGGTGACCAACGACTTCATCGCGCTGTTCAAGGACTCCTCGCTGGTCTCCGTCATCACGCTGGTCGAGTTGACCAAGACCTACGGGATGCTCGCCTCGGCGACGTACGACTACATCGGGCTCGGGCTCCTCACGGCTCTCATCTACCTGGCCATCAGCTACCCGACCTCGCTGTTCGCGCGCTGGACCGAGAGCCGGTTGCGGAAGGCCTGAGGCGTGGGCGCGATCGTCTTCGAAGGCGTGGTCAAGCGTTTCGGCTCGCAGACCATCCTCGACGGGGTGGATCTCGAGATTCGCACGGGACAGAAGGTCGTGCTCCTCGGTCCCAGCGGATCGGGAAAGAGCACGCTGCTGCGCTGCATCAACCAGCTGGAGGATATCGACGCGGGCCGCATCACGGTGCTGTCGCACGTGATCACCCACGCCAACGCCGCCCGGATCCGGGCC is drawn from Candidatus Tanganyikabacteria bacterium and contains these coding sequences:
- a CDS encoding ABC transporter permease subunit (The N-terminal region of this protein, as described by TIGR01726, is a three transmembrane segment that identifies a subfamily of ABC transporter permease subunits, which specificities that include histidine, arginine, glutamine, glutamate, L-cystine (sic), the opines (in Agrobacterium) octopine and nopaline, etc.) → MRSTISLPALLALVFALLLGALSCAPAAAEGAKLRWGVDLEGGAPYAFRDPRNPDSVIGFEQEIADEIGRRLAKPVQLVQINWDSLIPALGRGTVDFAMSGIEITDEHKLGALFSRPYYVYREQVVVRRDDNRVQVFADLKGKRVGTLTATAAHHMLEKLGGVDIKHYSDMFAIYQDLAIGRLDAVFLDKPIAVHYARGNDKLRFVPSAIGEGYYGIALRKENEALKRDLDRVIADMLGDGSLEAILARWGLWNEDQAKLAAYHDAQPVKAEAGPAWQRFLPVLLQGALMTVQISVLAMGLAMAIGMFVSIARIYGPPPLQWLATAYVEVFRGTPLLIQLYLIYYGLPNLPGGGIQIDAFVAGVVGLGMNYGAAEAENWRAGIQAVPRGQTEASLALGMSRYQVLRHVILPQSLRVAIPPVTNDFIALFKDSSLVSVITLVELTKTYGMLASATYDYIGLGLLTALIYLAISYPTSLFARWTESRLRKA